One genomic segment of Chiloscyllium plagiosum isolate BGI_BamShark_2017 chromosome 10, ASM401019v2, whole genome shotgun sequence includes these proteins:
- the gphb5 gene encoding glycoprotein hormone beta-5, whose translation MWSHRLNHHHIIWGSLLLQLLVVYVNVLPASNISLRTFIGCAVREFTFLAKKPGCKGLRINTDACWGRCETWEKPVLDPPYIEAHHRVCTYNETRFITVKLPNCRAGIDPYYTYPVAMRCDCGVCSTATTECETL comes from the exons actgAATCACCACCACATAATCTGGGGGAGTCTTCTTCTGCAGTTGCTGGTTGTCTATGTCAATGTGCTTCCAGCCTCCAATATCAGCTTGCGGACATTCATTGGCTGTGCTGTAAGAGAGTTCACATTCCTGGCTAAGAAACCAGGATGTAAAGGATTGCGAATCAACACGGATGCTTGCTGGGGACGATGTGAAACCTGGGAG AAACCAGTCCTTGATCCTCCATACATTGAAGCACACCATCGGGTCTGTACCTATAACGAAACCAGGTTCATCACAGTGAAACTACCCAATTGTCGGGCTGGGATAGATCCATACTACACGTATCCTGTAGCAATGCGGTGTGACTGCGGTGTCTGTTCAACTGCCACCACTGAGTGCGAGACTCTGTAA